One Rhinopithecus roxellana isolate Shanxi Qingling chromosome 7, ASM756505v1, whole genome shotgun sequence DNA segment encodes these proteins:
- the LOC104681161 gene encoding putative protein SSX9 isoform X1, producing MNGDDAFARRPRVGAQITEKIQKHPWRQVCDSALYLVTLIPFRKVGGEPASSIKALLCGRGEAGAFDDIAKYFSKKEWEKMKCSERIISVYMKRKYEAMNKLGFKVTLPPFMHNTVAADFQGNDSDNDRNHGNQVERPQMTFGRLQGIFPKIMPEKPAKEGNDSKEVPGASGPQNDGKQLCPPGKPSTSKKINKRSGPKRGKHAWTHRLRKRKQLVIYEEISDP from the exons ATGAATGGAGACGACGCCTTTGCAAGGAGACCTAGGGTTGGTGCTCAAATAACAGAGAAGATACAAAAG CATCCCTGGAGACAAGTCTGTGACAGTGCACTATATTTGGTGACTCTTATTCCATTcaggaaggtgggaggagagccAGCCAGCAGCATTAAAGCCCTACTGTGTGGCAGGGGAGAAGCTGGG gccTTTGATGATATTGCCAAATACTTCTCTAAGAAAGAGTGGGAAAAGATGAAATGCTCAGAGAGAATCATCTCTGTGTATATGAAGAGAAAGTATGAGGCCATGAATAAACTAG gtttcaagGTCACCCTCCCACCTTTCATGCATAATACAGTGGCTGCAGACTTCCAGGGGAATGATTCTGATAATGACCGTAACCACGGGAATCAGG TTGAACGTCCTCAGATGACTTTCGGCAGGCTCCAGGGAATCTTCCCGAAG ATCATGCCCGAGAAGCCagcaaaggaaggaaatgatTCGAAGGAAGTGCCAGGAGCATCTGGCCCACAGAACGATGGGAAACAGCTGTGTCCCCCAGGAAAACCAAGTACCTCTAAGAAGATTAACAAGAGATCTG GGCCCAAAAGGGGGAAACATGCCTGGACCCACAGACTGCGTAAGAGAAAGCAGCTGGTGATTTATGAAGAGATCAGCGACCCTTAG
- the LOC104681161 gene encoding putative protein SSX9 isoform X2, producing MNGDDAFARRPRVGAQITEKIQKAFDDIAKYFSKKEWEKMKCSERIISVYMKRKYEAMNKLGFKVTLPPFMHNTVAADFQGNDSDNDRNHGNQVERPQMTFGRLQGIFPKIMPEKPAKEGNDSKEVPGASGPQNDGKQLCPPGKPSTSKKINKRSGPKRGKHAWTHRLRKRKQLVIYEEISDP from the exons ATGAATGGAGACGACGCCTTTGCAAGGAGACCTAGGGTTGGTGCTCAAATAACAGAGAAGATACAAAAG gccTTTGATGATATTGCCAAATACTTCTCTAAGAAAGAGTGGGAAAAGATGAAATGCTCAGAGAGAATCATCTCTGTGTATATGAAGAGAAAGTATGAGGCCATGAATAAACTAG gtttcaagGTCACCCTCCCACCTTTCATGCATAATACAGTGGCTGCAGACTTCCAGGGGAATGATTCTGATAATGACCGTAACCACGGGAATCAGG TTGAACGTCCTCAGATGACTTTCGGCAGGCTCCAGGGAATCTTCCCGAAG ATCATGCCCGAGAAGCCagcaaaggaaggaaatgatTCGAAGGAAGTGCCAGGAGCATCTGGCCCACAGAACGATGGGAAACAGCTGTGTCCCCCAGGAAAACCAAGTACCTCTAAGAAGATTAACAAGAGATCTG GGCCCAAAAGGGGGAAACATGCCTGGACCCACAGACTGCGTAAGAGAAAGCAGCTGGTGATTTATGAAGAGATCAGCGACCCTTAG